The window TCGGTTGGTATGATTAAGCACGTAGGTTGAGTTGTTTCgtgttaaattttattatacaatgaGAGCAATAACCTTGATGAATAACCGGGTCCAGGACCGCTGGttcttcgtcaaatttttgttcaggGTACTGACGAAGTgagatttcttcttcaaaagAAGATCCGTCATCCTTGTCGTTGGTTTCTTTCGATCGTCTTTATTCCCCTGAAAATTCATCTCTTTTGCAGTGATCAGCCTCTTTCTCATCGATGCCCGCTCACCGTTCTCCTTTCTCCTGCGCAAAATCTTTGACATATTGTGGATAATCGTCTCCGGGATATCGTTTTCCTTGAGATCGATAGATGTTACCACGCTGTTCGTCTCTAGGAGTCTAACGACAGTTTCACCTCCTCTCGAAGTCAGTCCGCAATGTCGGATGTTGAAAGTCTTCATCCAAAAATCTTCCTTTAGTTCGTCGACTAGCAGTCGAACGCCACAGTCGCCCAGTTTACGGTTGTGGTTCAGCACCAGGGTGTGAAGACCCTTTCCAATCATTTAACAGATCTAATGAACACAGGGCAATATTCGGAAttagattttttgttatacCTGCACAGCTTGCGCGTCACTCCACGCGCTGTGAAGCAGGTTTGTTCTCCTCTTCTTCAAAAAAGTCGACAGCGACATCGAGCTACGGATGGTCAAGCGGCAAGACGACAGGTCTAGGATGCAAAGACTAACGCAGTCCACCAACACGTTCAGTACCAAGTCGCACCCTTTTCGTTAGAGTAACAAAATGACAAGATAATTACTGACGAGATTGTTCACATGCTTGAAGGTTACTGGACCCCGCCgtccgaatgaaaaattaggaagaaagaaagcatcgttaaaaaaacgtCCAGCAGTGTTATTTGTGCCAATGATGATAAACACGAATAAAACAACATCCCTATTACGTGATAGATAATGAGTTAGAgcaaaattcgaataatatgAGCaaagatatcaacaatttgagaaaaggttttataattagaacTTTTAAGatcaataaattttagtattttCGATCAGTTTCCAACGTTTTTGCTCTCCGTTTGCTAGCTGAATAGATCCACATAAAATATCCGAAAACGCTAATGAAATCTTTCTTAATAGTAtagttattatatataaatcgCAATTGTAATTGTTGATGATTAGCTGTAGTATAGTACTCATCAGATACTCTATTTTTATCCATTCTGGAGATAGCTTTTATCAACATTGGTTTCAAATGATTGCTATAGATCTCGATAACGAACAAAAAATGCCCGAGAAACTAAAATAAGATGTAGATCGGATCAAAAACACCACAGCTTGATCATTCTGCGCGTTCTAATTGTGCAGAACGTGTTCTCGAATTATTAAAATCATAGCTTATGTTATTCATACGGAATGTTGTTTCATTTGTGTTATAATTAACCACCATAATTGGCACCATTAACACTTTTagagatttttgaaataattttcctacattcctaaatttttaatcaaatggTTCCGCCCATTCATcctcaataaatttatttccactATCCAGTCAAAGCAAATGTATATCATCACAGGGTTTTATTACCAGTATCTCCGATGCGGCATCGGGGTAGTCGAAGGGCTGTAAGATTCTTTGCGCATTTCAAGCCTTCGCAGAGAGGGCCCAAATATTTGGTGGGCAAAGGGATGCCGTCCAGTGTCAGCGAGGTAATCACCGGCGATTTCCCAATGCAGGATGAAATTGCATCGACAAAACAACGGAGGATGAAATTTGTGTAGAGCATCGGTTCTCTGCTGCGAAGCCGTCGTCTGTACAAATTGTTTAAGGGATGAATTAGCAGTGGTGTGGAAAGAAATGATCAACATTTTACGACTGTGTGGTTCTGTAATTAATGACGAGTCCTTGATTACCGGAATTTTTCGATCCTCTCCGCGTTGTTTACTTGTTCTCTAATTTTCTTACGCCTGTGACGACTGTAAACGATTATTTCGAACAGGCTTCGATCATTCGCGATGGTATGTAACACCGGTGACCAGTCTTCGAAATTTATCCGGTCTGCACATAAACGCAGTCGACCTTTGCGGAGGTGCGATTTTATCGCTGGTAGCGGCTGAACGTGATCCTCTTTGCACATCAGCtgaacgtgaaaaatatcaatcgtGTGAAACGCGGACAAATTGTTTGGGTTAGGTTAACCCCCACGATGAAGGGAAAGGcagtaattttgaataaagaTGATTAAGACATCAAACGGCTTACTTCGTACGTTCGGTTGAAAGATGGGTAGGAAATTGACTTGCTCATTTGATGATTCTTGAtctattaaaaaataaatagaactaatttgagaatgaaaagcaaaaaaaaaaaatcctgtatAAATCACACGTTTCCTTGAGTAGAAAATGATAATCTGAGAGTACCGAGAAACAGCTGAAAATGTTGATAATCTCATCTACAGCTTGAACACAGCGCATCGTTTCACACGTCAATTGCAGATGACTGTTTCCCGTCCCaatttgtttcgttttatggTCTTTCTCGTCTTTCTTTAAATGTActtacacatattttttattcattttatctttAACATTGTTACCGTTTTTCTGTCCAGTCCCGAGTGATagttgttatatatttttcatgcaTAATGGAgcaggaagaggaaaaggcCAGCTTGAATTACGACTGCAACTATAACCTGTTCCTAGCTAAAAGACTAATAGCTGACATGAGGCATATGCAAGGTAAGAAAGGCTAACTTCTCACAGAGACGTCGTTAAAATCTTTTTCTTGACCGTTTTAATATCCAAGATCGTCGCCGCGTTATGAAGTGGCTCCGTTATCTTATGTCTGCGAATAAATCGATCCAAGAAATGCAGCTGAGGAATGACTTCATGTATTATCTGGTTCTCCATCTTCAAGAAGGCGTCCTCAGGCCCCCCTTCGACGAGGAACCGCCAGCCTCAAGTAGCATCGTTGACATCGCTGGTCTGATTGTCAGTAGTAATGTTACACAATTGATCGTTCATTCGTGTTGCATAGTTACGAATCAATGAACACCGAATCTCGCTGAACCtgcaaagaacaaaaaatcggtataaagtgtggttttttttaatcgcCCCAGGCGAATATCTCGAAAAGTAGAAGAGATACGAAAATAAGTTTTGTACAAAACCTGAAGGGTTTTGAACGCGGAAGGTAATAATGATATGGGTTGATTTGTAAATTGCGCGACTTTGAGATTTTTTAGTCAGACAATGCGTATTATGACTAAGACCGGCTAATAGCGGTTTGGAGGACAAATTCACagaggtaaaaaaatactaaatttatcaacattttcaaaaaatgttctAAATATGGccacatttttaaaaattttctgtgaGTGATACATTCGGCCATATTTAGCTGAGGCAAGGCATTAATCCcgaaaaattcatcacttttttGCATTTAAGAGACTATGGAAGATGCTTTGATCACCTCGAAAACACGTTTTTGCTTCATTTCGTAGGAAAGTGATCGAATACTTTACTTAccgaaaattggaaattttttttgacaattttgtaCGATTTAATATATTGTTTTACGTTTCTGAATTGCTCTTCCAACCAACTATCAGCCGGTTGCAGTCAAAATATGTGTTCCTTGTCTAAAGTCACagagttttcgaaatttcggaACGCATATCGGTGTTAACTGTCCCCCTCGAAGAAACCCttcaaattttgtatcaaaCTTATTCTCGTATCTCGTCTGGTTTCTGAGATATTCGCCCGAGGGAATTAAAAAAGATCACCCTATATATTGTTATACGTGAAATGACACAAAAGATGAGTCATATCGAAACTTATTTCGGTGATgttattttttacgaaaaccTATCACCCAAAGTTTGCTCATACCGGTTTCCCCAATCATAACGAATCCCGGTTAGCCTGGCAGAATCGACAACACGGAGAATGCTGATGAGATAATTGCCTCCCTCGAGGAAAACTCAGGCGAGGGTCCCATGGTTATGAAAATGTCGCCGGATGGCGGCGCGTTTTTGGCAGCTCAGCCGGTACCGCATCAGGGTTCGTTCTGCTACCTTGCCATTACCACGAAGAAGGAAAGTTCCTGAACTGCGAATATTACTGTACGATCCTACGTTTGTTGGATTAAATCCTGCAGCGTTGTACTGtgaaaatgtataatacatgttgATGATGGAATTCCGCTGGGTCAGTCGAGTCGTCGAGTCTATTCTGATTGCGGTATCCTTCGTGTACGAATCGTAGGGTAGGTGCGAGATAATATAGCTTGTCGGTCTACATCGCGTAGACGTCGACAGATACACATGACGAAGATTTTAGCCTGACGAAAGATGCGGTGGAGATAAGTCGCTGCGTCGGTTATACATACACCCATGTATAAGCATACCGATATACgtgggtataataatatgtgagCGGGAACAAACATCTGATAAGGTCTTGAGCAAAGATAAGTTACGTCACGCGAGAACGTTGCCAGGAACATCTCTGGTCAAATAGTAGCTTCTCCGGTTATAATATGCCATTTTATTTGTCTGACAATACACACATATTTTAGCGGGTTAATTTCTGGACcggtatataataaattgtgttATCCATCTGGTGTACAAGTACATTATATCGGTGAATTTTAACGggtttatatttttattctcttcacCGCGGTCGCTCGgtcgtaattaaaaatttcaccgatcCTTATCGCAACGCATCTACCGTCGATCTCGGAACCGATTGAGACGCGATATGAGAGCGATATGTAACGATTAACGCCGCCGAGTTTGTTCGACTTGTTACTCGCTCGTTAGCTGAGATTTCGGCTCCTCTTCCCTGCAATCGTAATATGGTTAATTCCTACACATCTACCCGTAAACTCCTCACCTCTGAGGTTTGCGCCACGGTATGCCGATCCAATTATCACATCTGCGAGATCAAATATCGCACTGTGATCTGGCCGCTCTTTTCCTCGCACATCCCGCATGCCGGAAGTACAGGTGCGTAGTAGTTAGTGGTCGCGGTCGCAGCTCGACGTTGCGGATGATCAGTTCTCCACGTTGGTACGGTATTGCAATTAAAATGTGACCGTTGACTCGAGTTTTTCCAAtcaagaagaggaagaaaaataaaaggaaaaagaagagaagacaAAGACGAAGTGGAAACGGACGAAGATAAGATCAGggagagaaacaaaaaaacaaatctgcAATTCTGCGCAAACCCATCGCGAACTCCGGATGAAACGTATGTACGATATTTGTGGAGACAGGTGATCAGGGAAGTTGCGAGGGCGATGGGATGTTCGCCGAGCTCGATTCTCCGTTGTATGCAGGCTAGAGAGAAGCTGGATGGGATCCCCGTTCCCAGTGAAAAACTGGAGCAAAGGAAGAGTCTCGTAAAAACAGGTGAGCCGCTCAAATTACGGTGTGAATTACTGTGCGGATCGCGACTCGATCACCGGGAAAATCGTCTCAATTTTGGGTTATAGATGTGCTTTGGTCGTGATGCAAACGATCGAGAGAAAACTAAATTCACGGGTCTTGGAGGTTTCAATATGAAGTCATCGTCGAGTTCCGCCAAtcgctgtttattttttttttgtaacgttCCCGAAAGCCTGCCGATCGGGTGACGTTCAAAATTCTCCCACTCTTTGTCGAAGGTGATCGTCGATTGGCCGGCGATTGGAAAGCTTCAATTTCAAGACGGTTTTATAACGTAGAACGTGCGGAAAGGAATATCGCATATTTTGACCAAGTTTCTAAATCGTCGTCTTAATAATATGTTTCGACTTTGTGATGTTGTAAGACTTGTCACGTTGTAGCTAGttacgttatcgtaacgattcatgatgagaagaaaatcgttattttgcgattttggaactgtttgaaattcagtgaaCCGTAACGAAACAAAACTTAaacgtattcaaatttttccaacctgTAGTTTCCTCaaaatcgttttaaaaataagaaaatagcaATTTTACCCAATATTTCGTTGTTCAACctcgtaaaaatttctaaacgtTGCACGGGAGGcttattatacgtatgatTAACGAACGAGAGGCTTTCACTAGTTTCGGTTTTAACTTTTTCGTTCCAATATAAATCAGTTTGTATTCCATatacattgaaaataaaattatcacagTTGTTATAGAATTTCGATTGATCGTTAGTTCCGATACTGTGAGTTGAGACAGCATGATCATAAAACGTCCAATGAAAGACTGGATTGTTTTAAAAAGTATCGTACCTATAATGACGTACCGACGACTAAATTGCGTAAAATTTTAGATAACGATCTGTACAGTGTCGAGGATGGGAAGGTCGGTCGACGTTCAGTAGGTAATCACtccgtacatcatacatacacatattcAATATAACATCGTTAGTCTGCGTGCGTATATACAAGGTACAATAATGCATAACGAGAAGGGAAAAGACATGTCGGCAAGTcgtgggattttttttctcacccgCACGTTTTACTCGTTATTCACATCTTATATAGAAAGGGGACCGTGATAGGTGAGTCTGATTCCCCTTGACCCAGTCCCCTCGGTGCCGTTCTATAAGATCATACGTAGGATGTATGCCGGGCCGCGACTTGCGTTTAAAACTCACCGAAGGAATTCAGAAGTGATAATTAGGCTCCGAgcctataaatatatacaaactTAGGACACCCGATCCAAATCATTGCACGATGCgtttgcaaaataaattacCTTCCCattccttatttttctttcctataGTGTATAATGACCGGATGTGcaacgattcatttttatttcatatttacacaaatttagaaaatgaaacaacgaTAATAAGCCGCAGCGTTGCGACatcaatatttcatatttgtattatataattatgacGAATGTGGGCCGAAAAAAacgggaagaaaaagaaaaaagaaatttggtgtcgacgtttttttttttatttattttttttttttacggtaaaTAAATTCCCAGAATACACACAAACATACACAAACGCAGACACAATCTGTCTTGGATTTGGTAAATTTGTGGTAGATATAATAACATGTTCGTACATCATGCGCCATTTATCTGCAGAGTTTGCTCTGGTTTATCGCGAGCTTTACCCCGTGAAACTCATTCAACGATCTGCTCCACTCCGCGGGTAACTTACATACGCATATAAATATGTGTGCGttgtgtgtgtacatacacACGAGTATAAATACATGCGTGTGTGTATTGCATACGTAGACGCATAAGTTACGTAACTAATTCCCACGCAAAACTTGTATTGAACGCATACACACGATGtggtgttttttcttttatcttttttcttttttatttttttttttttaacttgtttgcttcttcaatttttatcctcgTCGTTTTTTGGCAAGGTTTTTCGTTGAATCTACCAGTTTAAGCGTTGTAACGCGACTTAACATTGTACATAGGCTATAATATGATTAGGCTGAAGTgagtaacgttattgtaacgattaaAGTTCcggaaaatcgttatttcataGTCTTGcaggaattttttgaaattcagttaATCGTAATAAGGCAAAATGTATTCAATTATCACATCTTACACGTATTTTGAATACTTGACTATTTGAAAGTCAccgtaaacttgaaaaatagcAGTTTTTCGCCACAACGGTtcgttacattaacgttaaTAACTTCAGCCTCGCATAATACGGTTCTTACAGATCTCTCGGAAAGGTTCAAAAACACCGACGACTACTGCCGGAGGCTCTCGTTACAGATCTCTGAAAAGTCAAGCGATCCGTCGAGACAGACACTTCGCAGCGTCGGTaagttgacattttttaacaacGCAGAGCCTAGATTCATAATTTTGTCATctgtaaaaacgaaacgagAGAAAGCACGTTTTCTCTCCGTTTTACCGTTCAACTCGCGCTCGTCAATGCTGCGCGAatactgtttgaaattcgacgtatcggcacttttgaaaatacacAGATCCGGCAATATCATCCCCTTCTCAAGAGCTAAGACAACCGCACAATCGCCAATGTGTATCCTAGAGTTAAACACGTGTTGTAATCgatcaaataaattaaaattcgaaaGCGGGATCTAGAAATTACACACCTATATGTGTTTTTGTATTATCATTTGATTGATTGACGCCCGTTAACGCCTGCAGCGTAAAGGGTGTAGTcggtataaaataatcaataaatcCAGGGCTTTCCGATTTGCCATactttgttgtttttattttcgtcacTATCATTGCTATCAATGTAACTGCAACACTACCTCGCGAATCAGTGTAATGTAATTGAATGAACATAATTGTACATGCATGTACggtatattgtacatattatacaatgtTCGAATCCATCGTGGTCATACAAGCACCGCGTGGTCAGAGGGCATTAGACGTACGATTGTCAGTGAAGAAACAGGGATCATCTCGCGCGTTATGCACATTATCGGGAATTCTTCGATCGTCAATCTTGCCGGGGATTAAaggatttttttatcgtcgtCAGCGGCAACCGTTTTCCGATTCTTCTTGACAGCAAACGACCAGAGGCAACGATCGGTGTTAGTTAGTCGTTGATCGAGAGTATAAGCTAGGCAGCTGGTCGGAAAGTATTCTCCGTCAATCCGCGACTCAAGTCAGTCAGTGCCGGTCGTAGCCCATGAAAAGTTCGCGTCGCGAGCCGCGGATTCGAAAAGTTCGACCCACGCATTTTTACACGCTTGAGAAGTAGAGAAACAAGATCAAGTCTAACCAACGCACTCGCTGCCCGCGTGTttgttacataaataatttcgaaattcaaatcaatcgtgtaaaaattacgacaaaatttacagtgaaaatttaaatattaataatcgtAACGACACATTTTTAATAACGGTATACGCACTAGCAATAGTAACGATCATTCAACGATATAACACAGAACCACGTGCTATTTAATATTCTAATACATCGATTTCGCGATCGTGTTGCATGATATTGTACAGAATCGCAGTGACCAACAGTGCATCTgtacgaatgaatgaataaatgaatgaatgaatgcgGTTCTTGTGAATCGCggataaataaaaactgtGATCCGTAAAATGGGCCGTTACAGAGTTCCCAAATATCAGTTATACGCGAATTGGATCATTCTAATCGGcgcattttttattcatttattttttttatttttaggtttatttttatttctttgctgAGAATTAGGGGCGCGGAAGGTGATTTCGGGCGCTGCACTGCAGGGTAGAATAGAGGCCGTAGTATTTTCCACTACGCGCCTGCGGGCTTAAAGAGAGTGATTCGGAACTGGTCTTGTCTGCGGCTGCGGCTGTAACCCAATTCGGTACTGGTAGAAACGTACCCGTGTATACACGTGTGACTTACGTATGTGTGCGTGCATACgcacgtatgcatgtatatacgtgcgttatatatatatattatatatatatatatatatataagacgTAAGTTTCGTAATACGCATCTTAGATCAGAAGCGAGGGACGTCGGCCCCGTGCAATGGCAGTGGGCAGATGATTTCTATTCAAAGATTATTCTCATTTTGTTATACCGCATCGAGATTAGCGCGaagataatatacatatgtgaaCATACATGACGATAATCGCGTTGCTTGATCTGATCTCCTATTGAagttaatcaattaatttattgattaattaGAGCAACCAAAGCACatgtgttacaaaaatttactcGCGTATACATACCGAGACTTGTAAGCtttcgaattataaaaaatattttaatctttAGGTTAGAACGAATTCACGTTTGCCGGTAGATTTAATATTGTTTACTAAATCCGTAGGCagagtttttttttggcatttGGCTACTTGAAGAGTTCAAGCGAAAATATGTTTCAAACgtaggaagagaaaaagaaagtaataCATATCGATTCATCATCGATgcggttttcttttcttcctgtGTATAATTGAAAGGTCGCACGACACAAGCGCTGAATTCGAGTAAACTAAATGTTTCAGAAGAGCGAAGAGATATTCGCAAATGTACACCGAATTCTTTGATAAGCACAGAGTTTACGTTATTCGATGACTCGAATTGAAGcgcggaatgaaaaattgtaaaagttGACGCAATCTagagaaaaaatcgtgaaGTTCCAGCCGCTTTGTAAAATTATCTCTGGGATCGGAATAAAGTTGCAGTATAGCAGTATCTGCTTGGGGTATAAAAGTGTGGAAAAACGATAAGAttaatgagaaaaatgaataacggTGAGTTAACTGTTAGTTGAAACACGGgtgatttttaatcaataCAACACGCAttcattcgttgaaatttattttatatacataaatgttatataaattatttcagtgTTTAAAAAGCTCTCTGTAACCGTTTCAGAATTATGATCAACCGATTATAACCCGTGACAGGCGATTACGTCGTACAAACCTTCAGGATTATTGACTTCTAAATTACTTCGAATCACGTGCAGGGGAATTTCAAAGCATTTGAACGAAAGGAGAAAAGAAGATTTTCGACAAAAGTAGGGCTGAAGCATCTTTGTCGTGCGTCCCATCCAACACATAGGAACAATATATTATGTTCTCGGTGAAAATGAGCTGGAAGGCttgaaggaaaatatttagcaGGACGaagcgaaagaagaaaatccaCTAAATATAATCGATAAACAAATAAGAAATTCTCTTCTTGTCATTCTAGCTGTCAAAACGTGCGTTTCTGTGATCTCTACAACTGAAAGAAACTCGAAAACGTAAAAAACAGTTCCTTCCTCAAGGCCCATGCGTGCAAACATATCCTCTATTATAAATTCTGGAATAAAATCGTCTAAACACTGTATTATAGGCACGTGATTATAGCGAACGACGCGAGGATCGAAGACCTTGCGTGTGTCGatgaaagaagtaaaaaagaaaaaaaggagaaaaaaaaacacgaacgGAGGAGAACTTTATTTTTTGGGTCGATAAATTAACGCCACGTTGACGTTGATATCTGCTTTGGATCCAAGCTGTGCACGTTTTTGTTTACTTTATACGTCATCCGAAGAGTCGGCAGctccctcttcctctctctctctctctctctgtctatTCTCCTAATTTCGATGATCAccttcgttattattattcttattcaaACGATGTAATTCTATggtattttttcaagttcGGATTGTAAGTATTCAGAAAACTACTGCGATTCAACATTTCAACTTCAAAGCATCcgttttttttacccaaaaagTCATTGAGATAATAATAAGCATTATACCtcaaatatgaaaaactaATGCAATAAACTCGCAACTTCCGAAAATCACAACAAATACTCGAACTGCGCGTTTTTAAAGTATTTTCTCCATACATCCTCTAACAATAAATTGCAAACAGCTAAATTTATCCGCTTATAGCCGCATCGACATGCAGACTTCGGTTGCAGTGCAgtgcaaaatatttatgaaCGGGTATTAATGCTTAAATTAATGCGAATTTTCACGGGttctattttttcactctcttctTGATTCCGACAGGCCCGTTTTTGCGGCTCGAATTATTTGCCGAAATGACAAGATAGGAATTCGTAAAAGTGATGAAGGTTTTATGGTCAGAGAGCGATAGGTGCTCATCACCGATCAGTAAAGCTGTACCTGTATCTATCGTTTATTATGTACCCGAGCTTATCGCCGGTATCGACTCTTCGGCCGGAAAGTTTAACCAGACGCTGAGTTTTAAAACCAGTCGCTTTTCGCACGGTGATCCGAACAGACATGAATAACAGgaggggcggggttgaaattccgaatttgaaaagttccgaaatttttggcggtgaaacttgaagtaaagaaatcgaactttgaggaaacatcaaagtttcaaagTTCTGGAAGGACAAAATGCCGAAAGGACGTAactccgacaagtcaaagtaCCGAAAGtacgaaaatgagaaaattttaaaattttatttttactttcggaatcctggtcattctgattttcggtttttctgattttttcatacccactcgttgagtaaactacactgtgcgagtatattttaatttttagaattttacactcgcgaaactttattttttggaacttcgctctatcgtaacttgaatttttggaatctcgcatttcggaactttgagacGTCGGATTTCcgatcattttcaagtttccccaccaaataattctgaattatgcgctttcggaacttcaacccttCCCCTAACAAGATGCGGCGTGAACTATTacgaaacattgaatttttaccgTAGATTTGCTAACATTTTCCTACATAAAATTTGATCCAATAATCACACGTTACATATCCTCTTCGAAACAAAAAGTACCACCGACATTTACATAATCTATTGCCTTAGGCTTACTCCTATTCCTGTGGTAATTATTATCAGAATTTTACGACACCGTTTCCTACAGTAACGAAAATATATACAATGCGGTGTAATAAACTCCGGGTTTAAATTAATCGCCCGCCACATGCAACGCACGTTTTCGAACGATACGACTTTCGAAcgcataaatatattattgggTAAATAGGTTCACACGAGCATGTAACGAATACCGAATgaagggaagaaaaatcgCGATTCGGATCCGAATGCAGCGGGCACGTAACTTGCACGCGTGTTTTcgcgtgtgaaaaaaaacataaattttcaagCGAGGAGGGAgtgataaacaaaaaagaaaacacaaaaataaaGCAAAAGAGACAGTTATTGTACGGAGGTTACAAGTAAATATGTTACACATTGTGTGTACCCAATAAAGGACTATCGACAGAAATCGCGGATGAGGAAACCTCGCGGGTTAATTGTAATTACAAGCCTAGATGGTCGTGCCTTCGCGTCGCGGCTCCATGACATCGTCTGGGAGCAAGTTTTACATACCAAACGACGACGTGGACGACGTGCTGGGTATCAGCCAGCTTCTTTTCAACTATAACGGTAGGTGATCGGAGCCGAATACGCGCGGTGGGGGAAACACAAAcgtaacaaaataaaaataagaatgaaagTTCGCAAAATCGCTTAACGTCTCGACTGAGAAAAAGAAGGATCACACCAATATGCTTCGCTTcgtgatttatttaaataaaattaatttgcttTACtgttttactgtttttttcattaaaatgtCACAATTTTGTTCGCAAATTATATCCATTTTGCACTTACGCCATTTTCGACCCCTTCCTAGCCCGCCATTTTACTCCGTAATATTTTACAGtgt is drawn from Neodiprion fabricii isolate iyNeoFabr1 chromosome 3, iyNeoFabr1.1, whole genome shotgun sequence and contains these coding sequences:
- the LOC124178419 gene encoding protein Cep78 homolog isoform X1 yields the protein MRCVQAVDEIINIFSCFSLMCKEDHVQPLPAIKSHLRKGRLRLCADRINFEDWSPVLHTIANDRSLFEIIVYSRHRRKKIREQVNNAERIEKFRRRLRSREPMLYTNFILRCFVDAISSCIGKSPVITSLTLDGIPLPTKYLGPLCEGLKCAKNLTALRLPRCRIGDTGCDLVLNVLVDCVSLCILDLSSCRLTIRSSMSLSTFLKKRRTNLLHSAWSDAQAVQGLHTLVLNHNRKLGDCGVRLLVDELKEDFWMKTFNIRHCGLTSRGGETVVRLLETNSVVTSIDLKENDIPETIIHNMSKILRRRKENGERASMRKRLITAKEMNFQGNKDDRKKPTTRMTDLLLKKKSHFVSTLNKNLTKNQRSWTRLFIKSSTRRIPGWKVTHPRFRRPKNTERENFDLKKLSARLSRTIGSNAVLLRELINDRELLGEVKTRRLEAEKKFSELEPQLEKLRKSICEQDKLRYRISQERNLFDYLKRLFARLEEFPESVAVVSNPEDESTGAEEIIGGNPAWKIVSEVDLSPEGRNLRANYASQRGRPHCPRKLRGQ
- the LOC124178419 gene encoding centrosomal protein of 78 kDa isoform X5 gives rise to the protein MLYTNFILRCFVDAISSCIGKSPVITSLTLDGIPLPTKYLGPLCEGLKCAKNLTALRLPRCRIGDTGCDLVLNVLVDCVSLCILDLSSCRLTIRSSMSLSTFLKKRRTNLLHSAWSDAQAVQGLHTLVLNHNRKLGDCGVRLLVDELKEDFWMKTFNIRHCGLTSRGGETVVRLLETNSVVTSIDLKENDIPETIIHNMSKILRRRKENGERASMRKRLITAKEMNFQGNKDDRKKPTTRMTDLLLKKKSHFVSTLNKNLTKNQRSWTRLFIKSSTRRIPGWKVTHPRFRRPKNTERENFDLKKLSARLSRTIGSNAVLLRELINDRELLGEVKTRRLEAEKKFSELEPQLEKLRKSICEQDKLRYRISQERNLFDYLKRLFARLEEFPESVAVVSNPEDESTGAEEIIGGNPAWKIVSEVDLSPEGRNLRANYASQRGRPHCPRKLRGQ
- the LOC124178419 gene encoding centrosomal protein of 78 kDa isoform X4, encoding MENQIIHEVIPQLHFLDRFIRRHKITEPLHNAATILDIKTVKKKILTTSLRRLRSREPMLYTNFILRCFVDAISSCIGKSPVITSLTLDGIPLPTKYLGPLCEGLKCAKNLTALRLPRCRIGDTGCDLVLNVLVDCVSLCILDLSSCRLTIRSSMSLSTFLKKRRTNLLHSAWSDAQAVQGLHTLVLNHNRKLGDCGVRLLVDELKEDFWMKTFNIRHCGLTSRGGETVVRLLETNSVVTSIDLKENDIPETIIHNMSKILRRRKENGERASMRKRLITAKEMNFQGNKDDRKKPTTRMTDLLLKKKSHFVSTLNKNLTKNQRSWTRLFIKSSTRRIPGWKVTHPRFRRPKNTERENFDLKKLSARLSRTIGSNAVLLRELINDRELLGEVKTRRLEAEKKFSELEPQLEKLRKSICEQDKLRYRISQERNLFDYLKRLFARLEEFPESVAVVSNPEDESTGAEEIIGGNPAWKIVSEVDLSPEGRNLRANYASQRGRPHCPRKLRGQ
- the LOC124178419 gene encoding protein Cep78 homolog isoform X2: MSKSISYPSFNRTYELMCKEDHVQPLPAIKSHLRKGRLRLCADRINFEDWSPVLHTIANDRSLFEIIVYSRHRRKKIREQVNNAERIEKFRRRLRSREPMLYTNFILRCFVDAISSCIGKSPVITSLTLDGIPLPTKYLGPLCEGLKCAKNLTALRLPRCRIGDTGCDLVLNVLVDCVSLCILDLSSCRLTIRSSMSLSTFLKKRRTNLLHSAWSDAQAVQGLHTLVLNHNRKLGDCGVRLLVDELKEDFWMKTFNIRHCGLTSRGGETVVRLLETNSVVTSIDLKENDIPETIIHNMSKILRRRKENGERASMRKRLITAKEMNFQGNKDDRKKPTTRMTDLLLKKKSHFVSTLNKNLTKNQRSWTRLFIKSSTRRIPGWKVTHPRFRRPKNTERENFDLKKLSARLSRTIGSNAVLLRELINDRELLGEVKTRRLEAEKKFSELEPQLEKLRKSICEQDKLRYRISQERNLFDYLKRLFARLEEFPESVAVVSNPEDESTGAEEIIGGNPAWKIVSEVDLSPEGRNLRANYASQRGRPHCPRKLRGQ